The sequence ATTCAGCTTGGTAATGGCATCTACCAATGTTACTCCCATTATTTCACTCAGAATTTTAACTTCAGTTTTCAAAATATCTCCCACTTTTGGCAAAGCTTCGGTTTGAAAAGATTTAATGGCGCCAATATATCCTGTCGGAGCTTGTTTTCCCAGCAAGTAAAACTTGTAGCCGGTGTGTAAAGCCACACTTTGAGCCTGATGCTCGATTAAACCTGAAGCCTGAAAAATTCCGTCGTGAGTAAAGAGATTTTCCTTTTTTATTTCAAATCCTGAGATCAGATGATTTTCAGAATATTCTGCAATGCTGCTTACCATTACAAAGGGAAATCTCTGCGGAATCAGGCTTTCAACAAAATTCTGATTGGAGGTTGGCAGTTTGTTTTCCATTAGCAAACAGTTAGCAATGCACAAGAATAAGCAAATCTTCCACTTTCAGGAACGCAAAGAAGCACTTTTTCTCCTTTTTTCAATCTTCCTGAATTCATCAGTTGTTCCAACGCGATAAAGATTGATCCTGCACCAATATTTCCTACTTCAGAAAGGTTGTAAAACCATTTTTCCCAAGGGAAATCCAATCCTACGTTCGCAAATTCATTCTTTAAACCTTCTTTAAAATATCCTGAAGAGATATGTGCCAAAACGTGGTCAACTGTCTCAGGATCAAGATTGTGCTTGTCGAAAGAAGATCTTAAACTTTCTGCTCCTTTTACTAAAATATATTGGTCAAGAAGTTTTGTGTCTTGTTTTAATGCAAAAATTGATTGCTTCAACCATTCATCTGAAGGGTAATCTGCCCATGATTTTAAGCTTCCGTTTTCCTGTTTTTCGCAGCCGGAATACATACAGGCTTCGATCTCGTGAGCGTAAGAATAAAAATCAATAAATTCTATTTTTAAAGAAACTTCATTTTCTCTTGGCTTATCTTCCAATAAAAAAGCTCCGGCTCCGTCAGAAAGCATCCATCTCAAAAATTCTCTTTTGAATGCGATAATAGGCCTTTCTTCCAACAAAATAAGATTTTCCGCTTCGTGATTGAATTTGTCGGCTGTCATCCATGCAGACATTCTTTCAGAACCGACACAGACAGCATTTTTATGTACGCCTGCCTTTACGGAGAGGAAGCCATAGTTCAGGGCATTCATCCCGGAGTTGCAAAGCCCTGTTGCGGTGTTGATGGCTAAAGGTTTTTCGACATTAAGCTCGCCGTGAACCATTGAAGCATGCGAAGGCTGGATCTGATCCGGAGAAGAAGTTCCCACGGAAAGCAGTTCCATATCTTCTCTTTTGAATTTGTCATCAAAAAGACCCTCTACAGCTTGGGCTGCAATCTGAGCATTGGTATGAGTGGGATTTCCTTCTTTGTCTAAAGCATAATATCTCGTCGTAATTTTGTTGTTTCTTAAAATGAGAGCTTTAGCCTTTGAAGGAGCGTCGTTTATATAACCAAGATACGTTTCCATTTCATCATTAGAAACCGGTTCATTGGGCAGGTATGTTGATGCTTTTGTTATAAATACGTCGTTCATTCTATTTTAAATTAATTCCTTGTAAATATTCTCTTTGTTTTTTTCTTTTAAACCAAAAAATGGGTGTAGTCAGCAGGTGTAAAACCAAAACTACGGGTGATATAATCCATATCGCTGCCATCAAATATACCTTAAAGAATTTGATCAGCAAAGGGCGCTTCTCTTTTTTCTTCATGATAAGATTCGACCAAACAGTGAAAATCTTGTTTCCTACTTTTTCTACCCGTACCAGGAATGCACGGATCTCGATGGCTCCGTTTTTTACCAGCTCGGGTTGTAGGTTTTCCAAAGTATTTCCTGATAAGTGTTTTTCAATAATCGCTCCATATTTTATCGAGCCGGCAATTTCTTCATCCGAAACTCCTGCTGCAGGAAGCATCCCGGATTTTTCTTTTTGTCCGGTCGTCATCCAGCGAAGGATCGTAAGTACACTTGTATAATTGTCGTGTCTGTCTACCAAAGCGATATTTCCTACCAACTTTGCTTTAAGATCTCTTAAATATACCTTTAATTTTTCCTGTGAAAGCATCCACATATTCCTTGTTCCTGAAATTGTAACTACGGGTGTATCTTTTAAAATACCCTCGGCATAACCGCTTTTCAAAAACGAAATAACCGGGATAGACGGCGTTAAATACCAAACCTGATACCCAAATAAGATAAGATCAAATTTTTTATTCAAAACCTCTTCCGGCGGTGGAAGAATTTCACTGGGAATCTGAAGATAAGATTCCGGGAAGGTGTTAAAAAAAACGTCACTCGACCAAGGAAATGCAAAGTCTTCCTTCAGTTTTATATTGTAATATGTAACGTCATATTCTTCCTTTTTTGCTTCAAAAGGCCTGGCTACATTTTTCACAATGTCTTCCAGCTGACCCGTTTGTGAATAATATATAACTAGTATATTTTTTTTCATTAATATTTTTTAGCGTTTACAAAAATATGCTTTTCATATTTATTATCGAGTTCTAAATATTTTTAATGATTCTGAACTGGATTTTAATTCATAATTCATATTTTCAAAAATTGTGTTTTTGCAGTTGACAAAAATGATAGTTTCCGGAAGTACAGCCACTTCACCGATGTTGAAGTGCTCATCGGAAACCAAAAGAATATCAATCGGTTTATTGATTTCT is a genomic window of Chryseobacterium wanjuense containing:
- a CDS encoding beta-ketoacyl-ACP synthase III, with translation MNDVFITKASTYLPNEPVSNDEMETYLGYINDAPSKAKALILRNNKITTRYYALDKEGNPTHTNAQIAAQAVEGLFDDKFKREDMELLSVGTSSPDQIQPSHASMVHGELNVEKPLAINTATGLCNSGMNALNYGFLSVKAGVHKNAVCVGSERMSAWMTADKFNHEAENLILLEERPIIAFKREFLRWMLSDGAGAFLLEDKPRENEVSLKIEFIDFYSYAHEIEACMYSGCEKQENGSLKSWADYPSDEWLKQSIFALKQDTKLLDQYILVKGAESLRSSFDKHNLDPETVDHVLAHISSGYFKEGLKNEFANVGLDFPWEKWFYNLSEVGNIGAGSIFIALEQLMNSGRLKKGEKVLLCVPESGRFAYSCALLTVC